From the Lathyrus oleraceus cultivar Zhongwan6 chromosome 4, CAAS_Psat_ZW6_1.0, whole genome shotgun sequence genome, one window contains:
- the LOC127073190 gene encoding FIP1[V]-like protein isoform X2: MENGFADDDFGELYADLQLPPIPPPPPPQQQRDNDDCGDASDAAAVANDDYTGTDSDDGLDIVLNDDDCRGCDEDVHGGLDNNGGGEGFEQSKIGSEFVASDGVKSGYGSRFFRSKFMKTQGSMFVNNVKAGNCSSFTQGRGDNIQNRTSSTRYFDGSFLPWHWKTYDVTIDKFEEKPWRLPGADITDYFNFGFDENTWKQYCLSMASTQERFDQPVSESLQSRSSKCEVPKGRAIQVEDSVVERQPSIHARRPRDIDSDVVIQIKVQGSPGNDSGSVKSNVHDLSEVGELISGKNRNKSNSSSGSDVLSDERLANAKKSEESSGQERNEMIPDVVKVQHPDEEDRDSEDGKLLEEELKTERVGIDTCSADPCWSEPELSLGDQELSLTSYSDSDSEGTEDSLHVYNERNHSPLRSHLVSSDTSLKESLSLYDKTSKNISVNRKPVNISYYSRNRGAVQQDQRHQSGSRHQSGSRHMPSSKLKKPIENDNNVSHIPRSSGRNLSTRGHQFVNYRSDEQLQYFGSHERNDVSYNWETKQTCYYGADKNVDDLDHAVYSEYSDRESEDRFRENGNQYIRKSGAKRECVFEQRTLIKYNEDSGWHAASRKHYVDDHPSLLSYRESRQFLPKHSSFPAKDREDQRKIKHYRPHFKDRNCDFDQYFDEDEFEILNRSYRMPSSFAKRERESLNSTHEEHFLQSDRVLERYSGRGRHHGRPPLVVDTLWSGEREDELYNQDSYLKYQRQPYTDSERYYMHRGSDSFRGHERHNNATNRGNDWHCDYTDATEEDWTTSPVDKCEFYPLPSEVPHWSNNDNIDWHHDGSGLHPDEGAIFYEETPTHERHARNVTLHARMQRHDIKLLQHQIILSKRDRDSFLKRSSKVMSRDHCHQTVLKCRKPVDTVNREGK, encoded by the exons ATGGAAAACGGTTTCGCCGACGATGATTTTGGAGAACTTTACGCCGACCTCCAACTTCCACccattccaccaccaccaccaccacaacaacaacgTGATAACGATGATTGCGGCGATGCCTCCGATGCCGCCGCCGTTGCAAATGATGATTATACTGGAACTGACAGCGACGATGGTTTGGATATAGTGTTGAACGACGACGATTGTCGTGGTTGTGATGAGGATGTTCATGGAGGTTTGGACAACAACGGCGGCGGGGAGGGCTTTGAGCAGTCGAAAATTGGCTCGGAGTTTGTTGCGTCTGATGGTGTGAAAAGTGGATACGGTTCACGGTTTTTTCGTTCTAAG TTTATGAAGACTCAAGGGTCCATGTTTGTGAACAATGTGAAGGCCGGTAATTGTTCATCTTTCACTCAAGGAAGGGGGGATAATATCCAGAATCGGACATCAAGCACCAGATACTTTGATGGATCGTTTCTTCCTTGGCATTG GAAAACATATGATGTAACCATTGATAAATTTGAGGAGAAGCCGTGGAGACTTCCTGGAGCTGACATAACAGATTACTTCAATTTTGGTTTTGATGAGAACACCTGGAAGCAGTACTGTTTGTCTATG GCATCCACACAGGAGCGATTTGATCAACCTGTATCAGAGAGCTTACAATCTCGTTCCTCAAAATGTGAAGTG CCAAAGGGCAGGGCAATACAGGTTGAGGACAGTGTGGTTGAGCGCCAACCGTCCATTCATGCGAGGCGTCCACGTGATATAGATTCTGATGTTGTTATACAG ATCAAGGTGCAGGGATCCCCTGGCAACGATTCTGGTTCTGTCAAAAGCAACGTACACGATTTGTCTGAAGTGGGGGAATTAATTTCAGGAAAAAATAGAAACAAAAGCAATTCTTCCAGTGGAAGTGATGTTCTATCTGATGAGCGGCTAGCAAATGCTAAAAAATCAGAAGAGTCGTCTGGTCAAGAAAG AAATGAGATGATTCCTGACGTGGTTAAAGTTCAGCATCCAGATGAAGAGGACCGAGATTCCGAAGATGGTAAATTGCTGGAGGAAGAATTAAAAACAGAGAGAGTTGGCATTGACACATGTAGTGCAGATCCATGCTGGAGCGAACCAGAGTTATCACTTGGTGATCAAGAACTTAGTCTGACTTCCTATTCTGACAGTGATTCTGAGGGAACCGAAGATAGTCTACATGTTTATAATGAAAGAAATCACAGCCCTTTAAGAAGTCATTTGGTGAGTTCTGATACCAGCTTAAAGGAGTCTTTGTCACTTTATGATAAAACCTCAAAGAACATCAGTGTCAACAGAAAACCAGTAAATATATCTTATTATTCAAGAAATAGAGGTGCAGTACAACAGGATCAGAGGCATCAAAGTGGTAGTAGGCATCAAAGTGGTAGTAGGCATATGCCCAGTTCCAAGCTGAAAAAACCCATAGAAAATGATAATAATGTCTCTCACATCCCGAGATCCAGTGGAAGGAATCTGTCTACACGGGGTCATCAATTTGTTAATTACAGATCGGACGAACAACTGCAATATTTTGGAAGTCATGAAAGAAACGATGTTTCATATAATTGGGAAACAAAACAAACTTGCTATTATGGTGCTGACAAAAATGTTGATGACCTGGATCACGCAGTATACAGTGAATATTCAGATAGGGAAAGTGAAGACAGATTCCGGGAGAATGGAAATCAATATATCAGAAAAAGTGGGGCTAAGAGGGAGTGTGTTTTTGAACAAAGAACTCTAATAAAATATAATGAAGACAGTGGTTGGCATGCTGCTAGTAGAAAACATTATGTTGATGATCACCCAAGTCTCCTCTCATACAGGGAGTCAAGGCAGTTTCTTCCAAAGCATTCCTCCTTTCCTGCtaaagatagggaagatcaaaGGAAAATAAAGCATTACAGGCCTCACTTTAAGGACAGAAACTGTGATTTTGATCAATATTTTGATGAAGATGAGTTTGAGATTTTAAACAGAAGTTATAGAATGCCCTCTTCTTTTGCCAAAAGAGAAAGGGAATCTTTGAATAGTACACATGAAGAACATTTTCTTCAAAGTGATAGAGTATTAGAAAGATATTCAGGAAGGGGTAGACATCATGGCAGGCCCCCCTTAGTTGTGGATACCCTGTGGTCTGGGGAACGTGAAGATGAGTTATATAATCAGGATTCATATTTGAAGTATCAGAGACAACCTTATACTGATTCAGAAAGATATTATATGCATAGAGGAAGTGATAGCTTTAGAGGACACGAGAGACATAACAATGCTACCAACAGAGGAAATGACTGGCACTGTGATTATACTGATGCTACTGAAGAAGATTGGACAACATCTCCTGTAGACAAATGTGAGTTTTACCCTCTCCCATCTGAGGTTCCACACTGGAGCAACAATGATAATATTGATTGGCATCATGATGGATCTGGATTGCACCCTGACGAGGGTGCAATATTCTACGAGGAAACTCCAACGCACGAAAGACATGCAAGAAATGTAACTTTGCATGCTAGGATGCAAAGACATGATATAAAATTGCTGCAGCATCAGATAATATTGTCAAAGAGAGATAGAGACAGCTTTTTAAAACGAAGCTCTAAGGTTATGAGTAGAGATCACTGTCACCAGACAGTGTTGAAATGCAGGAAACCAGTTGACACAGTTAATAGGGAAGGAAAG TGA